In Triticum aestivum cultivar Chinese Spring chromosome 5B, IWGSC CS RefSeq v2.1, whole genome shotgun sequence, the following proteins share a genomic window:
- the LOC123116581 gene encoding cytochrome c oxidase assembly factor 5, giving the protein MQVQKRPYKECAGEKAPNITSECVGLRETYFNCKRGQVDMRARIRGNKGY; this is encoded by the exons ATGCAGGTGCAGAAGAGGCCGTACAAGGAGTGCGCCGGGGAGAAGGCGCCCAACATCACCAGCGAGTGCGTCGGCCTGCGGGAGACCTACTTCAACTGCAAAAGGGGCCAG GTTGACATGCGAGCCCGGATACGTGGGAACAAGGGGTATTGA
- the LOC123112738 gene encoding uncharacterized protein, which yields MKPRGLPAAAAGVPARLRPHLPRVTAFLIVFSVGYSLGIVSSSTRPSTPKPSQTVIRPHAAHLTAASSSGVTASSNGTGTGAAYPRSPPHDLFRFGDKCGEPVPAVDVVKTLLDKLFDGESPYASFPPAHTAALLHPAAARPRGWGSTGAVFADLIEEVRPDVIVELGAFLGASALHMAAVARNLSLSPAILCVDDFRGWPAFRGRFRRDVPQQRHGDALLLPQFMANVLAAGPEAAAAVLPLPFSTASTLGALCRWGVYADLIEVDAGHDFHSAWADINLAWAVLRPGGVMFGHDYFTAADDRGVRRAVTLFARVKGLTVRPHGQHWILSPKPRGDGR from the coding sequence ATGAAGCCGCGTgggcttccggcggcggcggccggtgtgcCGGCGAGGCTCCGCCCGCACCTTCCTCGGGTCACAGCCTTCCTGATTGTCTTCTCCGTCGGATACTCGCTCGGCATCGTCTCGTCGTCCACCCGCCCGTCCACGCCCAAGCCGTCGCAGACGGTCATACGGCCGCACGCCGCGCACCTCACCGCGGCATCCTCGAGCGGCGTCACGGCGTCGTCGAacggcacgggcacgggcgcggcctACCCGCGGTCGCCGCCGCACGACCTGTTCCGGTTCGGGGATAAGTGCGGGGAGCCGGTGCCGGCGGTGGACGTGGTGAAGACGCTTCTTGACAAGCTGTTCGACGGCGAGAGCCCGTACGCGAGCTTCCCGCCGGCGCACACGGCCGCGCTGCTGcacccggcggcggcgcggccccgCGGGTGGGGGTCGACGGGGGCGGTGTTCGCGGACCTCATCGAGGAGGTGCGCCCCGACGTGATCGTGGAGCTGGGCGCTTTCCTGGGCGCCTCGGCGCTGCACATGGCGGCCGTGGCCCGGAACCTGTCGCTGTCCCCGGCCATCCTCTGCGTCGACGACTTCCGCGGCTGGCCGGCCTTCCGCGGCCGCTTCCGCCGCGACGTCCCGCAGCAGCGGCACGGCGACGCGCTGCTGCTGCCGCAGTTCATGGCCAACGTGCTGGCGGCGGGGCCCGAGGCCGCGGCCGCGGTGCTGCCGCTGCCCTTCTCCACGGCGTCCACGCTCGGGGCGCTGTGCCGGTGGGGCGTGTACGCGGACCTCATCGAGGTGGACGCGGGCCACGACTTCCACTCGGCGTGGGCCGACATCAACCTGGCCTGGGCCGTGCTGCGCCCCGGCGGCGTCATGTTCGGCCACGACTACTTCACGGCCGCCGACGACCGCGGCGTCCGGCGCGCCGTGACGCTGTTCGCCAGGGTCAAGGGGCTCACCGTCCGGCCCCACGGCCAGCACTGGATCCTCTCCCCGAAGCCGCGCGGCGACGGCCGGTGA